In the genome of Gammaproteobacteria bacterium, the window CACCCGTGAAGAGGCCGAGAAGATCGGCGGCTGGATCAGACGCGACCTGGAGGAGACCACCCAGTACCTTGCGGACGGTGGGCGCGAATTCGCCGCATGGTTGAAATTCGACCTCGGCCAGGTCGAAGAACGTCTGCTGGACGCGCTGTTCAGTGTCGCCGACAGGACCCGGCTGGAACTGGCCGCCTTCGAGCGCGCCATAGAGGCGAACAGCATCTACCGAACCGGCGAGATCACCAGCGCCGGCGTGCTGGAATGCATGGACTGCGGAGCACCCATGCACTTCTACGCGACGTCGACCATCCCCGCCTGCCCAAGCTGCGGCGGGACGAAATTCAAGCGGCCGCGGGCGCGCCTTTGAAATACGACGGCCGCCGCCCGCTGGTAGCTGCACGGACCCGGTACGGCAGGGCATCCCCCTCTCCATCCCACTATCGAATCAGGCAATGCCAACGGGTCTCACGGGACGACTGATGGCCGCTTGCGTCGCGTCCAGGGGTACCGGGCTGGCGAGGTGATGGCCCTGCGCGTAGTCCACGCCGATATCACGGAGGGCGGCCAGCGTCCGACCGTCCTCGACGTACTCAGCAATGGTGCGGATGCCCATGGTGTGGCCGATCTCGTTGATGGCGTGCACCATGGCGCGATCGATGGGATCGGTACACATGTCACGGACGAAGCCGCCGTCGATCTTCAGGAAATCGACCGGCAGATTCTTGAGGTAGCCGAAGGACGACAGGCCGCTGCCGAAATCATCCAGCGCGAATTTGAAACCGCGCGCCTGCAGACCGGCCAGAAACGCGATCGCATGCGAGAGATTGGCAATCGCCGCCGTCTCGGTCACCTCCAGGCAGACGCGGGCCGGGTCGACCCCGTAGCGCTCCTGACACTCGATGATGAACTCGGGCATGCCTGCGCGCGTGAGGGACAGACCCGACAGGTTGATCGCTATCGCCGGCAGCCTGGACGGCATGTCGCGCATCGCCATGAAGGCGTGCTCGATCACCCAGCGGTCGATGTCCGGCATCAGGCCGTAGCGCTCTGCCGCCGAAATGAAGCTGCCGGGCAGCACCAGATCACCTTCCTCGTCGCGCATGCGCACCAGGATTTCGTACATCGTACCGCCACCACCACGGATCGCCTCGATCGGCTGGATGTACAGTACGAAGCGATTATCCTCCAAGGCGTGACGGAGGCGCGATACCCACTGCATCTCACCGTGCCGCCGTGCCAGTTCGGCGTCGTCGGGCTGATACAGATGGCTGCGGTTGCGGCCCAGGTCCTTGGCGGCGTAACAGGCGATGTCCGCCGCACTCATCGCGCCACCCACCGAAGCGGTCTGTTCGTCGATGATCACGATGCCGATGCTCACGCCGACATCGAAGAAGCGTTCCTGCCAGGCAAAGCGGAACGCCCCGAGGGTCTGGACGAGTTTGTCGGCGATCTCCCGGGCCTGATCGACGTTGCAGCCGCGCAGGATCACCCCGAACTCGTCTCCGCCGAGGCGTGCCAGGGTGTCGGATTGACGGATGCACGTCAGCAGCATCCGGCTGAGCAGCCGCAGCAACTCGTCGCCGGCGCTATGGCCACAGGTGTCGTTGACGATCTTGAACTGATCGAGATCGAGATACAGCAGCGCACTGCAGTGCTCCGGATCGGCGGCGTGGCCGATGACTTCCTGCAGTTCGCGTTCGAATTCCTTGCGGTTGACCAGGCCCGTCAGGGCATCGTGGGTGGCCTGCCAGCCGATC includes:
- a CDS encoding EAL domain-containing protein encodes the protein MFLWAVLLAAVSVQAFAVAQHTVVLGMSVGEIRPYMFVIPSLVGGLFGFMIAVIRALSLEEQTHTAEITAREQLLEAEIEARRRVTAREQRLTFALDGASDGLWDWNIRTGEVYYSPRWIEMLCYQREDVVGTYNFWAQRVHPDDRPAVLAALQDHVMGESDAFMQEFRFRSGAGAWLWMLVRAKVVERDHDGHALRMVGTQTDVTDRRTAEFALMAEKERAQITLASINDAVITTTAGGRIDFMNVAACRLTGWPQQLAVGELFATVCVLSEEEGGTSDPDAVQHCLQRQQSVKLPEPRLLQGRDGSTCMVEVSVAPIRGAGGEIMGAVAILHDVSETHAMARQIGWQATHDALTGLVNRKEFERELQEVIGHAADPEHCSALLYLDLDQFKIVNDTCGHSAGDELLRLLSRMLLTCIRQSDTLARLGGDEFGVILRGCNVDQAREIADKLVQTLGAFRFAWQERFFDVGVSIGIVIIDEQTASVGGAMSAADIACYAAKDLGRNRSHLYQPDDAELARRHGEMQWVSRLRHALEDNRFVLYIQPIEAIRGGGGTMYEILVRMRDEEGDLVLPGSFISAAERYGLMPDIDRWVIEHAFMAMRDMPSRLPAIAINLSGLSLTRAGMPEFIIECQERYGVDPARVCLEVTETAAIANLSHAIAFLAGLQARGFKFALDDFGSGLSSFGYLKNLPVDFLKIDGGFVRDMCTDPIDRAMVHAINEIGHTMGIRTIAEYVEDGRTLAALRDIGVDYAQGHHLASPVPLDATQAAISRPVRPVGIA
- a CDS encoding zinc ribbon-containing protein, which gives rise to MTEQRPSPAERAAEHLAVAYNHMMEWIRERMEDAEDKGIPTLEEGIRHAADRAVELGEVTREEAEKIGGWIRRDLEETTQYLADGGREFAAWLKFDLGQVEERLLDALFSVADRTRLELAAFERAIEANSIYRTGEITSAGVLECMDCGAPMHFYATSTIPACPSCGGTKFKRPRARL